The genomic window aatgtggatatcatcttattcacctacgcaagaggagttagaaaatgtttgtttcattgtagtagacccaaggattcacaagttatgagcgtttgttcaCGTCCCATCGAAGCGATCGTACTTGATGAATTTTTCTTCATAcgaatttcacctttgtatccagtgaagaaaggtgataaaaGGACAAACGTACCCAGTAAATAATTTCcgtattcatggcaaacacaatggtgaaAAGTTCAGCTCAGTACGTCCATCCtttcgtaagttacaaccgttttagtaaccacctgtaatttattttccctatacttgctgtacaaatcgatttttctgttgttgctactttgtaggactgtaactccacaagttattggcatatgaggctgaaactttgctagaGAACACACTTTGCTAGAGAACACACTTGGCTAagcagattataaatatttaataaacaggaatttgaaaactGCACTATTGTGTCggattttcgcagatccggtcacattagaAAGTTGTATAGCCTTCATATCAGAAAGCAGAGatgctacatacacatgtacccCAACATAACGTGTATATAATATAAAATTGTGTGATGCAGACTATGATGTATTAGTAACATACATAGCTAGTTGacactacacatgtactgtagttacCATTCATTGCTCACCTTTACTTGCATGTTTACTTTAGCAGCTTCCAACAAGTCTTGTGCTCCTTCAGTATTGCATGCTGCAGCAACTTCATCAACAGTGCTAGCCTCATTGagctacagtacacaatacacatgcacatgtactaCAGTTTTTAAAATCATAATGTGTTGGATTGAATATGAATATCTAACATAGAGATGCTTCAAGATCTATGCAAAAATGGCTTATCTTAATAAAAGTGCATAAATGTGCCACAATAAACAAGTGTGTTATTATCAGTCCAATTAGATTATGGTCATAAAAAGTATTTGCTCTGTAATGCGTAGCTATCTCAGTTTTAATAACCATCCATTTCCTTGAGACTCACTCATATGAAGCATGATTTAAATACAGTATCTGACAAGCCCCATAACTTTGGTCTATTACTGACTCAAGCATTTAAAATGTGTATTTATTGATAACGGATTCAGCTACCTGTATATCATTAAACAGAGGCAAGTATGGAAAGCTATAtgtgtacattaattttgtaaacaCAAGTACTGTACACTTACGTAGATCTACTATAGTGAGTTGCAGTTAAATAATATAAAAATCTAAACTTACGTTTGTGGTAAGAAAATTACAAGCAGCCCCAATATCATCATCAGTATAGTGCAGCATAGCTGTATTTTTGCCTGCAGCAATGTACCAGTAGCAGAGGGGACTTAAATAAGGAAATCCAATGCCTTCTTGAATAATGCTATGTCCAACTATGCAACCCAGTACTTTAAAAATCTCTGTGTCTGTAGCAGATGCACTGTAGTATGGTCGAAGGCGATATTTTTTGCCTTGAAAGAGGTGACAGTGTTGATTTGCAGAAAGCTGTTTTAAAGTTCTGGTGTACATTTGACGCCGTACACCACCAGCATCAATGGTTGGAACATTTTGTAAGTGAATTACAATGTTAAAATTTGAAAAATCAACATCAGGATCTTTGTAAAAATCAATAAGATCAGAGCATTGTGTAGTTTGATTCATTTTAATGATCTTGACAGGATAATTCTGGGACTTGGAAAACAGTCTTATCAATATTTTTTGCAAACTGGGACCTGACGTAAGAAACTCCACAGCATCATTTACATCTTGATCAGTTAGTTCTAAAGTTGATATTATTTGTTTTCTTGAGAATTTGCTGTTACACACTTCCCATACTTGTCCGACTAATCTTTCATCACAAGTGTGATATGAATGATCCATGTTGTCACTGTCTATAACAATTTCTTCAGGTTGTTGGTCTTGATGATCATCTTGAGAGGCACTATCAGGTAGTGTACCAGTGTTAGCATCAACAGCCTCACTAAAACATCAAGTTGACAATAATGATATTAAGTTCATATACAGTGAATAACCTCaataagtaaaaaaaaaacatggcaATATCTGAATGTTATGAGATTAGCTATGCATTCTTTACTGAAACAATTAAGGTGTAAAGGGCAAAGGTTAAAAAAAGGaggcagccatgaaatggtcACAGAAATGAATAAATTTAATAGCTTGTCTTTGCATAATATTgcaagtcccaaagccagcaaTACCCAGTTTTCCTGTCTTTTCTTAGACTACAGGATTAACGTAATCAAAATGAGTAAAGGATAATTATtaaacagtattgctacaaagGTTAATATCATCTACagtgtacacatgtatgtaaaATTACATAGGTCAAACAACATTTGACACACAGTATAATCACTTACTTTATGGGTTCGTTTcttacagtataattattatctgCAGCAGAGAAAACTGAATCATCAAGAATTCTATATCGATGATTTCTAGAATTCCGTTTCAAGAGTTTCTATTAGAAATTAAAATACATTAAATCATGGTAGATTGTATGCCACTATAACTGATATATTACTATATGCAGTAAACTGGCTGTATATGAGCACTAACGTGTATAGCTATTATTGCATACTGGTTGGGTAAATGTATACACTGTAGCCTACTGTTTCCATATTTATTACATCAAATAATTTTATGAGACTGTACAGTAAATAAAATACTACAAGTGAcataaaaattttcataacTGAGTTGCTTTTCCACGAATAAATTTTTCGATTTTCATACACACTCACATAACTGTACCGTACACACTTTAGGTACAAAAACCTTGCTGCAGCTGTATGGCCAATAAAGTGTACAACTCGATTAACTATTGTTATGTACAGTATGCTAAAGCACTGCTTTGCttggggtaagtagaattctaggaaataAAAATGGGATGGGAATGGAAAAAACCAATGGAAAATGCATCATAATGCCAATGTAAAGACAGCACAATgctctttgcagcattgttggtCCTTCTGCTAaaatgatcaaaatactctattagagcagtcaatcaagaatgttttgtttttgttaactatcccaccagggagTATGTAACAGCTGCAGTATTTATCAAGCTGAGGTGGCTTCAATAAGCAGATTAAGGACAATATAAACAGTCATgtgcttcagcctgacaagcAACTGCTGCGTATTTCCCATCATTATAACTTCTTATATGGAAGCAACATACAAAGCTTGTAACAGGCACTGTCAGTTATCGAGAAGCTAGAATACTCTTCACGTTAGACAGTCAAATCTTTAAAATGATTTTGATTCAAAGAGTAACTACGTAactttcagtgttgatgacttagctagtccagCTAGACTCCATAATTTCACAGGTTTTCAATGCAGGTGCCTGTTGAGATAGTTCATCAGTCAATTTTGACTGCTCTGATAGAGTGTTTCAatgcaagtgactgctctactagagtattttgAATGTTTTAGCGGAAGGATCCAACCATGCTACAAAGAAGCATTATTCAGTCTATATAATTGACATGATGACCTTTGTCAAGCATTTTCCATTGGAAGTTCCCTTTCCCATTCAAGTTCTCATCTTGTTCCTATTTTCCTAGAAATATAGTTATCCCTTTACTTGTGCTATGTGAAAATTTAAACAGGTGTCAATGATAATATAGTACTCAGGTACACACTCTGTGCTATATCAGCATCTTGGCACTGCATCTTGTACTAATTTTCTACGTAGAACTTGTACTTACGTAACTGCAAAATATGTGTACACAAGAGTAGTTGATAAGTGCATTGTGCAAATACTGCATATGGCATATAAAACAATACACAGATTCTTATCTCGATCATCACCAGTGTTAGAGTCTACAGTATAGTAAGTCACAACAACTCCTTACAACACTTACTCTGCTAATGCAAATGTAGACAATCACCAATGCAACCGAAGCTAAACATAAGCATAGCACTCCAACACCAATTCCAATATATTGTAGTAGACCAAGTTTTTGTTTACCACATCCATtatctataaaattaatatagaaTGGTAAACACACGCACAATTAAACCGGTTATGGTATAATTAATGGTAATGTTTCCACGTTACAAGCAATTGATAATTACATAGGGTCTAAATAGCTAGACTTTAACCTATAGCTTACACTACCCCGGTATATGTAAATTTGTATCCTTCCAGGCCTTGCATTAGTGACTTCATTTTTGCTGTGGTGACACAGTAAGTACCTTTGtgctacataatagttatactgGCACAATGTGGAGTGAAGGCCCGGGCTATAGGACACGAGTGAAatgagggcgctactaagggcctgagggtttataaatttcatagactccacattgtgcccgtaaaactgctttagactctatttcacattacactcaaaTTACTTACTgcaattcactttattttcgtgcaaataATTtctgtgataaaaatttttgtgcaaaaatattttcatataatttacgtaaatgactgctctattagagtaatttgatcttgtataaaaatttttgtgcaagaaattttcgtataaattttgcatacgaaaattattttacaacaaaaaaaaaacctaaTTACggtacctcatccatggctgtttctgctgtaggctcagcAAAAGTGGTTGGTTGTCTTATGATAATACTATTgtcatggcaactatgcatgctcacgtgacaaaataagcTCCCTCGTTACATCACTGCATGTGAAAAGTGGATactgattggataaacctagttttgagcatatgttatattgtgcctcaAGGCGTGGAATATATTAGACAACAAGGTGGAGTaaatgagatttattacccacctaaaacagcctaaatagagtctaataaAATGTAATTACATTCTGTAAATCCCTGTCATCTGGAGGGGCATTGCCaacaaaaaattgctataaacagATACatgttctgtgctttagttgcAACAGTTTTCAGTATTGCAACAGTATTGCAGCAAGATTAGTCGCCACATTTTCTGGTATGGAGCTTGTGTCAAGGAAAAGTACTAATGGGCCATATTAGTGCCAGATGACTAACCCCTCCTCCTACTCACTTCATTATTTCTAAAGTTTAATAATTTCTCCACtgcaaacaattattattataaattgCTTGCTTCAGTGGCATATACCAAAC from Dysidea avara chromosome 2, odDysAvar1.4, whole genome shotgun sequence includes these protein-coding regions:
- the LOC136246866 gene encoding uncharacterized protein: MFSLVLFSLLCNNWQVADSSRGSGIFSFEKPATGPGHVCAYTSVQLHCTVTFTLDGGTVLVRDAAWKVNGTIITHSSPNYVLLKNSNRPSQIVGLQINHAHPQDNGTVYTCTDDLAPDNFTSFAILNITDNGCGKQKLGLLQYIGIGVGVLCLCLASVALVIVYICISRKLLKRNSRNHRYRILDDSVFSAADNNYTVRNEPINEAVDANTGTLPDSASQDDHQDQQPEEIVIDSDNMDHSYHTCDERLVGQVWEVCNSKFSRKQIISTLELTDQDVNDAVEFLTSGPSLQKILIRLFSKSQNYPVKIIKMNQTTQCSDLIDFYKDPDVDFSNFNIVIHLQNVPTIDAGGVRRQMYTRTLKQLSANQHCHLFQGKKYRLRPYYSASATDTEIFKVLGCIVGHSIIQEGIGFPYLSPLCYWYIAAGKNTAMLHYTDDDIGAACNFLTTNLNEASTVDEVAAACNTEGAQDLLEAAKVNMQVKLDNKDQVIQLLKVHEALFSIKILLDQFKVGLRKVKMLDLIQSFPNAFAPMFIFTGEISANEVVSALCVGSGNEDPIAMEFLKQYISSLSQEDLQSFMICITGTTCIQDQKIMVNFSNDLEQIKISTCSREIFLPFGVCKRDEYYKFKSIMDAATIDDYGYNTV